One region of Psychrobacter sp. DAB_AL43B genomic DNA includes:
- a CDS encoding Tfp pilus assembly protein FimT/FimU has translation MNASANNLPQQLRMTSSGFTLIELMVTIAVLAIIAGIAAPSISNQLANQRVKSTTATLANALKEAKNESLIRRQEIEVSYDNTSNTIKLKINASGGTKDEINTYQYDAKSTINSTGTEIEFKPNKTADDMIFTICDSNTSISPRQITVSKIGIITGQLGVTC, from the coding sequence GTGAACGCATCTGCGAACAATTTACCACAACAATTACGAATGACCAGTTCAGGGTTTACTCTGATTGAGCTGATGGTAACGATTGCTGTGCTTGCTATTATTGCCGGTATTGCTGCGCCTAGTATTAGCAATCAGTTGGCTAACCAACGCGTAAAATCAACGACGGCTACACTCGCTAACGCGTTGAAAGAAGCAAAGAACGAAAGCCTGATTCGACGTCAAGAAATTGAGGTGTCGTATGATAATACTTCCAATACTATTAAGCTCAAAATCAATGCAAGCGGTGGTACAAAAGACGAAATTAATACTTATCAATATGATGCTAAAAGCACTATTAATTCTACTGGTACTGAAATTGAGTTTAAGCCAAACAAAACGGCAGATGATATGATATTTACTATTTGTGATAGTAATACAAGTATTAGCCCACGGCAAATAACGGTCAGTAAAATAGGCATTATCACTGGTCAACTAGGAGTTACATGCTAA
- the pilV gene encoding type IV pilus modification protein PilV, translating to MLMKHVSSQHGVGLVEVLVAVLLLSIAVLGFSALQVRAVSATDESLVRTKSLTLVRNLAEIMRAYPEAYVTGGGSTFVSVSPGTALAIPTIQAIITSTATDNIKIDTKTISRNGTDNCLSNGTTTDVNGKKIPNNLCNISQLATRDALMVKQLAKDEGVEIAVVTCPGTTTQAIQQQMCIVTAWNDTKALLDDADDKACAGANGVYKTGSQCLISEAY from the coding sequence ATGCTAATGAAACATGTAAGTAGTCAGCATGGTGTGGGTTTGGTTGAAGTATTGGTCGCTGTCTTGCTTTTGTCTATTGCTGTATTAGGTTTTAGTGCATTGCAAGTACGAGCGGTCAGCGCCACTGATGAGAGTCTTGTCCGTACTAAATCACTGACGCTCGTTCGTAATTTGGCTGAGATTATGCGTGCTTATCCTGAGGCTTACGTCACTGGTGGTGGCTCTACTTTTGTAAGTGTTTCACCTGGCACCGCGCTTGCTATACCCACTATCCAAGCCATTATAACCAGCACTGCAACTGACAATATTAAGATTGATACAAAAACCATAAGCCGCAACGGTACTGACAACTGTTTATCAAACGGCACAACCACTGATGTTAATGGTAAGAAAATTCCAAATAACTTGTGTAATATCAGTCAACTGGCCACTCGTGACGCATTAATGGTCAAGCAATTAGCGAAGGATGAAGGTGTGGAGATTGCTGTGGTTACTTGTCCAGGGACGACCACACAAGCTATTCAACAACAGATGTGTATCGTCACTGCATGGAATGATACCAAAGCATTATTAGATGATGCAGACGATAAAGCCTGTGCTGGTGCTAATGGCGTTTATAAAACAGGCAGTCAGTGTCTAATATCGGAGGCGTATTAA
- a CDS encoding PilW family protein yields MHSYNNSSHPYHTSPSAVSGFTLIELMISLVLGLLISAAVIQVYIISTRTVTVQQGASEVQDSTIFSLQTLEDKIRIANLGNPITNVNDTTKNGGIVLTGNNLGDSNYTNTGYLTVSAGQTGTRGVNGWTGISNTNIASDQLTIQYKNITPNALFDCEGTEIGAGSSDWVIERYFVRPVAGKTAVTGSQNLVLACDAGRLSSAGVVSNLGDIGEVMIPAIDQFKVLLGTLADVDNLTYLPSSTYLAVDKPLVRDKPAITTVKIGVIVRSSTPLISSVDKTDFSIFGTAQTLKTETAKYYRRSYESTNLLRNARVMSVTGMPSSSN; encoded by the coding sequence ATGCACAGTTACAATAATAGCAGCCATCCTTATCACACTTCACCTTCGGCTGTCTCAGGATTCACGCTCATTGAGCTGATGATATCATTAGTCTTAGGTCTACTGATATCTGCTGCAGTGATACAGGTTTATATCATTAGTACCCGTACCGTGACAGTACAGCAGGGGGCCTCAGAAGTTCAAGACAGTACGATATTTTCCTTACAAACATTAGAAGATAAAATTCGTATTGCCAATTTAGGGAATCCTATTACCAATGTAAATGACACCACAAAAAATGGTGGTATTGTTTTAACGGGTAATAATTTAGGGGACAGTAACTACACTAATACCGGCTATCTTACGGTCAGTGCCGGTCAGACAGGAACGAGAGGGGTTAATGGTTGGACAGGCATATCAAATACTAATATTGCTAGCGACCAGTTGACTATTCAATATAAGAATATTACCCCAAATGCTTTGTTTGACTGTGAGGGTACAGAAATTGGTGCTGGTAGTAGCGACTGGGTTATCGAGCGCTATTTTGTGCGCCCAGTAGCAGGCAAGACAGCGGTAACAGGTTCACAAAACTTAGTATTGGCTTGTGATGCAGGACGTCTGAGCAGTGCAGGCGTTGTGAGCAATTTAGGTGATATTGGTGAAGTAATGATACCGGCTATTGACCAATTTAAAGTGTTATTAGGTACGCTAGCAGATGTAGATAATTTAACCTATCTACCATCGAGTACCTATCTTGCAGTAGATAAACCTTTGGTTAGGGATAAGCCTGCCATCACGACAGTCAAAATTGGTGTTATCGTGCGCAGTAGCACGCCACTAATCAGTAGTGTGGACAAAACTGACTTTAGTATATTTGGCACGGCACAGACATTAAAGACTGAGACCGCTAAATATTATCGCCGCAGTTATGAGTCAACCAATTTATTGCGTAACGCTCGTGTTATGTCAGTAACTGGTATGCCATCTAGCAGCAATTAG
- a CDS encoding PilX N-terminal domain-containing pilus assembly protein: MSNIPHYQPIKSSVSTQQGAVLIVVLLFLVLIILVGAIAVKQSTTNLRLATSDQINTLLLQSADNANQNMEQGVNGSSDADVYTDMLSRTGPFGHFILDTNSAEHEYVFCFRPRGRFFDINKTTINTGNGGNILGNEAGYCNPSTPADYVSDRNASMTQVNISLTAPSANNELFSNYTIGQDSSEISSQAFMFDLNTTAILPAYSGKTDAAKDCFKKTSRVGTVANAKDAIGGCMIEESVPSTVLYEVANVENLSLRENCVDFGKGKGVVCTLPTS; the protein is encoded by the coding sequence ATGTCAAATATACCTCATTACCAGCCCATTAAAAGCTCTGTATCAACACAGCAAGGTGCTGTACTAATTGTAGTGCTATTGTTTTTAGTGTTGATTATCTTGGTCGGTGCTATCGCGGTTAAACAAAGTACCACTAATTTGCGCCTAGCGACCAGTGACCAAATAAACACTTTGCTATTGCAATCGGCAGACAATGCCAATCAAAATATGGAGCAAGGCGTCAACGGCAGTAGTGATGCCGACGTCTATACAGACATGTTGTCACGTACAGGACCTTTTGGGCATTTTATTTTAGATACTAACAGTGCCGAACATGAATACGTCTTTTGTTTTCGACCGCGTGGTCGCTTCTTTGATATTAATAAGACCACCATCAATACAGGAAATGGCGGTAATATATTAGGCAATGAAGCTGGCTACTGTAATCCTTCGACACCAGCAGATTATGTGAGTGATCGTAATGCAAGTATGACCCAAGTGAATATTTCGTTGACTGCACCAAGTGCCAATAATGAATTGTTTAGTAATTATACGATCGGACAAGACAGTAGTGAGATATCAAGCCAAGCTTTCATGTTTGATCTTAATACTACCGCCATACTACCAGCCTATTCTGGCAAAACAGATGCCGCTAAAGACTGTTTCAAAAAGACCAGTCGTGTAGGAACGGTAGCAAATGCTAAAGATGCTATTGGGGGCTGTATGATAGAAGAAAGCGTCCCTAGTACAGTGTTATATGAAGTGGCAAACGTAGAAAACTTATCATTACGTGAAAACTGTGTCGATTTTGGCAAAGGAAAAGGCGTCGTTTGTACGCTTCCTACTAGCTAA
- a CDS encoding PilC/PilY family type IV pilus protein — translation MKNLQKNLSKQRSWPIKALTAAIVIGMTGTIVQAATVERKPIGDLEIYAPAKPGTATIFMMLDISGSMAFSSIRNDYGDGSCSMNTIEAEEIIAVVRKENGEIEETIGFKPRGCYIKGRGDVRFDRMTRLKRALIELLADEVYFGDDDDDIKETNKLKNKGSLPNDYEIGLGAYSYKSDGRTGYVIEPTKALTPEHRVALINKIKDLTANGGTPTAQAIAEAGAYMMGTNTKTRSYNNYSGFNYSTKDAKKADENSYSSPLNDSECSGNGIYLLTDGEPNGSSNNVAKAVMNQSLNGTLSVNKCNALSGDDNQAWGCTAEYAQLLRNPSNPGKLPIKTATVGFGKTFAGLTGTRDIITNGKLVKVTDCNSGNAKQDARNLCKLGERKGDDETKTFGDGGFYYTEESKDIADSIVDFAANLVQIINTAPSGTITIPDDPYRASNQLAYAYLPMLDPDIASAASIWKGNLKKYDLNQGTLFGKNKNLLYKDAAGDLSTTTQDLWQNGDFIKGGKTSNNDVEAGGVYAQLKSPGSGLSSVRTLYVEDVTSNSDSKTVLRKIGVDGSGKGTGFASLTDPANSNQLNKRRLLSFLGFDNIKTKNGNQTTLLIPGGQVSDDAMIDEITMQAPSKEIKILGGVVHSTPTAISYGATLDDNGRITDTRDDYVLFGSMDGALHMVDADTGEEEFAIIPKLMMETQPEALVEGSTTDKIGTPYFGVDAPWLVTTDYKYDLDNKRVTVDDSGDKGMFAYGGLRMGGQAFYGIDISKKTSPKMKFTITPDGLNGISSPDFKRLGQIWNKPTTAKIRLSKDDEPTNVLIFGGGYDMAYEDDEYMATTAAPAKGNAVYMIDASDGKLLWSTSSETGSSVNTKAADMIHSVTAEIAVLDRDNDGLMDHLYIADLGGQVFRADFENARPKKYGYDAVSKFSNKGVTRVLNSKPSGNPAYRFYERPIVSFYRNQSTGTNNGQLFALVNVISGNRSAPLSTLRKNNTYANRVYGIIDNDVTHADLYKSGFTAKVKDLTEGKLTNLAEKLGNAPNEAAKTAAKAAMVEGTKQGWYYPLTRFDGYNNVRYNKGVGDSVVINNLLYTTVYNPDKLYGTVSSCAAKISGGSERQLYCLPYGVCMESSSKTGTGGYLPAGQGIQELTLGSYNADNTDLTVLIGNTTIAERALEANRAGYGEDVFKNASNIKDLYPGEGSRPTQVGGDGTAGEYIFNERYTMQPRAWYERNK, via the coding sequence ATGAAAAATCTACAGAAAAATTTATCCAAACAACGCTCATGGCCTATTAAAGCGCTAACTGCCGCAATCGTTATCGGTATGACAGGTACTATCGTGCAAGCTGCCACTGTCGAACGTAAACCAATCGGTGATTTGGAGATTTATGCACCGGCTAAGCCTGGTACGGCGACTATTTTTATGATGCTGGATATCTCAGGCAGTATGGCTTTTAGTAGTATAAGAAATGACTATGGTGATGGCTCATGTTCGATGAATACCATCGAAGCAGAAGAAATCATTGCAGTGGTAAGAAAAGAAAATGGTGAAATAGAAGAAACCATAGGGTTTAAGCCAAGAGGCTGTTATATCAAAGGGCGTGGGGACGTTCGTTTTGACAGAATGACCCGTCTTAAAAGAGCGCTTATTGAACTATTGGCTGACGAGGTTTATTTTGGTGACGATGACGACGATATAAAAGAAACAAATAAGCTAAAAAACAAAGGTTCGTTACCTAATGATTATGAGATAGGGCTAGGCGCTTACAGTTATAAAAGCGATGGAAGAACAGGTTATGTGATAGAACCAACTAAAGCTCTAACCCCTGAACATCGTGTCGCACTTATTAATAAAATTAAAGACTTAACAGCCAACGGTGGTACGCCTACGGCGCAGGCAATTGCTGAGGCAGGCGCTTATATGATGGGTACTAATACAAAAACCCGATCATATAATAATTATAGTGGTTTTAATTATTCTACTAAGGACGCGAAAAAAGCCGATGAGAATAGTTATTCATCGCCTCTCAACGATAGTGAGTGCAGTGGCAATGGTATTTACTTGCTAACAGATGGTGAGCCTAATGGTTCCAGTAATAACGTAGCAAAAGCGGTGATGAATCAATCACTTAACGGCACATTGTCAGTCAATAAGTGTAATGCTCTAAGTGGTGATGATAACCAAGCATGGGGCTGTACAGCTGAATATGCACAGCTATTACGCAATCCGTCTAATCCTGGTAAATTACCGATCAAAACAGCAACCGTAGGCTTCGGTAAAACTTTTGCAGGGTTGACAGGTACACGGGATATTATAACCAATGGCAAATTAGTCAAGGTAACGGACTGCAACAGTGGTAATGCAAAACAAGATGCACGTAATCTATGTAAGCTTGGTGAGCGTAAAGGGGATGACGAGACCAAAACCTTTGGTGATGGTGGCTTCTATTACACTGAAGAGTCTAAAGATATCGCCGACAGTATTGTTGATTTTGCAGCGAACTTAGTACAGATTATTAATACTGCGCCATCAGGTACGATCACTATCCCTGATGACCCATACCGCGCTTCTAATCAGCTAGCCTATGCTTACTTGCCAATGCTAGATCCTGATATTGCATCAGCAGCGAGTATTTGGAAAGGTAATCTAAAGAAGTACGACCTAAACCAAGGGACGTTGTTCGGTAAAAATAAAAACTTATTATATAAAGATGCTGCGGGTGACCTCAGTACGACGACTCAAGATTTGTGGCAAAACGGTGACTTTATTAAAGGTGGCAAAACGTCGAATAATGATGTGGAAGCAGGTGGGGTCTATGCGCAATTAAAATCTCCAGGCTCAGGGCTTAGTAGTGTTCGTACCCTTTATGTTGAAGATGTGACCTCTAACAGTGACAGCAAAACAGTGTTGCGTAAAATCGGTGTCGATGGCTCAGGTAAGGGCACTGGTTTTGCGTCGCTAACCGACCCCGCTAATAGTAACCAACTCAACAAGCGTCGTCTACTCAGCTTTTTGGGATTTGATAATATAAAAACCAAAAATGGTAACCAGACTACGCTACTAATTCCAGGTGGGCAAGTTTCCGATGATGCGATGATTGATGAGATCACTATGCAGGCACCATCGAAAGAGATTAAGATATTAGGCGGCGTGGTGCACTCAACCCCAACAGCCATCTCTTATGGCGCTACCCTAGATGACAACGGTCGTATTACGGATACTCGTGATGATTATGTACTGTTTGGCTCTATGGATGGGGCGTTGCATATGGTCGATGCCGACACGGGTGAAGAGGAGTTTGCCATCATTCCTAAACTGATGATGGAGACCCAGCCAGAAGCTTTGGTGGAGGGCTCCACTACCGACAAGATAGGCACGCCATACTTTGGTGTCGATGCTCCTTGGCTAGTGACTACCGATTATAAATACGATTTGGATAACAAAAGAGTCACTGTGGATGACAGTGGTGATAAAGGTATGTTTGCCTATGGTGGCTTGCGTATGGGCGGGCAGGCGTTTTATGGCATTGATATTAGCAAAAAGACCAGCCCTAAGATGAAGTTCACCATTACGCCTGATGGTCTCAACGGCATTAGCTCTCCGGATTTTAAAAGGCTCGGGCAGATTTGGAACAAACCCACTACAGCTAAAATTCGCCTGAGTAAAGATGATGAGCCCACCAATGTCCTTATATTTGGTGGCGGCTATGATATGGCCTATGAAGACGACGAATATATGGCTACTACAGCTGCACCAGCAAAGGGTAATGCTGTTTATATGATTGACGCGAGTGACGGCAAGTTACTATGGTCAACCAGTAGTGAAACTGGCAGTAGTGTAAACACCAAAGCAGCCGATATGATTCATAGTGTCACTGCTGAGATTGCCGTACTCGATAGAGACAATGATGGTCTTATGGATCATCTGTATATAGCAGATTTAGGTGGGCAAGTATTCCGTGCTGACTTTGAAAATGCTCGACCTAAAAAATATGGCTATGATGCCGTGAGTAAATTTTCAAATAAAGGTGTCACTCGTGTATTAAATAGCAAACCTAGTGGTAATCCTGCTTATCGTTTTTATGAGCGTCCTATCGTCAGCTTCTATCGTAACCAGAGCACCGGCACTAATAACGGTCAATTATTTGCACTCGTAAACGTCATATCAGGCAATCGCAGCGCACCATTATCAACGTTGCGTAAGAACAATACTTATGCAAACCGCGTCTATGGCATTATTGACAATGATGTGACGCATGCAGATCTCTATAAAAGTGGCTTTACAGCTAAAGTAAAAGACTTGACTGAGGGTAAGCTAACCAATCTGGCAGAGAAATTAGGCAATGCCCCAAATGAAGCTGCAAAAACTGCTGCCAAGGCAGCGATGGTAGAAGGCACCAAGCAAGGCTGGTATTACCCATTGACTCGTTTCGATGGCTATAACAATGTCCGCTACAATAAGGGTGTTGGTGACAGTGTGGTCATTAATAACTTACTCTATACCACTGTTTATAATCCCGATAAGCTCTATGGTACGGTCTCGAGCTGTGCAGCAAAAATCTCCGGTGGCTCAGAGCGTCAGTTGTACTGCTTACCTTATGGCGTCTGTATGGAATCTAGTTCTAAAACAGGGACAGGTGGTTATTTACCTGCTGGGCAAGGTATCCAAGAGCTAACATTGGGTTCATACAATGCTGACAATACTGACCTTACGGTACTCATTGGTAATACGACCATCGCTGAACGGGCGTTAGAAGCCAACCGAGCAGGCTATGGCGAAGATGTCTTTAAAAATGCCAGTAACATCAAGGATTTATATCCAGGTGAGGGCAGTCGTCCTACACAAGTAGGTGGTGACGGCACTGCTGGAGAGTATATATTCAATGAGCGTTATACGATGCAGCCACGTGCCTGGTATGAACGTAATAAATAG
- a CDS encoding type IV pilin protein, protein MDIVARHLMDGATYLLLDYGTSHMIQTRNTITPKGTRGFTLIELMIVVFIISILAAIAIPSYRRYAVLNAERETQAKMLQLQIQLERWRSKALSYQGFQPQRIDTSNTVTYAYAETDNKTIYVPDSSDASNYRYKITLVDGGDTDESLVSTGFSIITGRTWKMLAEPNNSGITKNASTILFSSSGIRCQHKTNTIDIADANCGANEETW, encoded by the coding sequence ATGGATATAGTCGCACGACATTTAATGGATGGTGCGACATATTTATTATTAGATTACGGGACGTCGCACATGATTCAGACGAGAAACACAATCACACCGAAGGGTACTCGCGGTTTCACACTTATAGAGCTGATGATTGTCGTTTTTATTATTAGTATACTAGCCGCCATCGCTATTCCGAGCTATCGTCGTTATGCCGTACTCAATGCTGAACGCGAGACACAGGCAAAAATGCTGCAATTACAGATACAGCTTGAGCGTTGGCGCTCCAAAGCACTCAGCTATCAGGGCTTCCAACCACAGAGAATCGACACTAGTAATACAGTCACTTATGCCTACGCAGAAACAGATAACAAAACCATCTACGTACCGGATAGCAGCGATGCGTCCAACTACCGATATAAGATTACTCTGGTCGATGGTGGCGATACAGATGAGTCGCTAGTATCGACAGGGTTTTCTATCATCACTGGTCGGACGTGGAAGATGTTGGCTGAACCCAACAATTCAGGGATTACAAAAAATGCCAGTACCATACTATTTAGCAGTAGCGGTATACGCTGTCAGCATAAAACCAATACGATAGATATTGCTGATGCCAATTGCGGTGCGAACGAGGAAACCTGGTGA
- a CDS encoding type IV pilin protein, translating into MIVNTTQDRAVTISTAQRGFTLVEVMIVVAILGVLAAIAYPNYQRYVIKSKRTDMMSEMHNIAAEIQSRKLIQGSYSNALITGLGGDFPKQGTALYAITFTPNPLTSEWRIIATPKASTQMTTDGILSLNYQGTKCRNSVCGTGNDWND; encoded by the coding sequence ATGATAGTAAACACAACGCAGGATAGGGCAGTCACTATATCAACAGCGCAGCGCGGCTTTACTCTGGTTGAAGTGATGATCGTCGTCGCTATCTTAGGCGTACTCGCCGCTATCGCTTATCCGAACTACCAACGCTATGTCATCAAATCCAAACGCACCGATATGATGAGCGAGATGCATAATATCGCGGCTGAGATTCAAAGTCGTAAACTGATCCAAGGTAGCTATAGCAACGCTCTAATCACAGGACTGGGTGGGGACTTTCCTAAACAAGGTACTGCGTTATATGCTATTACCTTTACTCCGAACCCGCTCACGTCCGAGTGGCGTATCATTGCCACACCAAAAGCCAGCACCCAAATGACAACGGATGGGATACTCAGTCTTAACTATCAAGGGACTAAGTGTCGAAATAGCGTTTGCGGTACTGGGAATGACTGGAATGACTAG
- a CDS encoding pilin, with protein sequence MNTAQKGFTLIELMIVVAIIGILAAIAIPQYQNYIAKSQVSRVMGETGNLKTAVEDCMNSGRTASIVNTGGTGATTCSLGATTSNIQGAAVTNGSDATDGFPLVSIDGEANTASIAATFSNNAASTLQATGKNTLTWTRLANGTWSCWTTVEDKYRPSSCTASTAPSA encoded by the coding sequence ATGAACACTGCTCAAAAAGGTTTTACCTTAATCGAACTAATGATCGTTGTTGCTATTATCGGTATCCTAGCTGCGATCGCTATTCCTCAGTACCAAAACTATATCGCTAAATCACAAGTTAGCCGTGTAATGGGCGAAACTGGTAACCTAAAAACGGCAGTAGAAGACTGCATGAACTCAGGTCGTACTGCTAGTATTGTTAATACTGGTGGCACTGGTGCTACTACATGTTCACTAGGTGCAACAACGTCTAATATTCAAGGTGCTGCTGTAACCAATGGATCTGATGCTACTGATGGTTTCCCATTAGTAAGTATCGATGGTGAAGCTAATACTGCCAGTATCGCAGCTACATTTAGTAACAATGCGGCTAGCACGTTGCAAGCTACTGGTAAGAACACTCTAACTTGGACACGTCTTGCAAATGGTACATGGTCTTGCTGGACTACTGTAGAAGATA